DNA sequence from the Tachysurus fulvidraco isolate hzauxx_2018 chromosome 1, HZAU_PFXX_2.0, whole genome shotgun sequence genome:
TAGGTTTTGactttcttccttttattttaatcaatgACAAATATAAGTGTGTTCATTAAATGTCCTCAGAGGCATTTTAGTCACAGACCTAACACACTAGCATGAGCTTGTGTTTCTGATCCAGACTCTAAAgcacagctatatacagtaaaagaagCCCTGGATCAGTGGGTCTGCTAAatgcaacaaacacaataaaatgaagCAGTTTAAACTTTGTTATATACGGATCGTACGGTCAAAAGTGTAAAAATCCATGCAAACTCATTCATGATGAAGTTTAGTGACACTGTTTACATAAGTGTAATCTCTCATACAAACTTTATTAACCTCTTAGCTTTTGTTTGagattttcttttcctcctcatGCTACATTCTATACAGCGGTGGTTTCTATTCTCACTGATGCAGTAAAAATGCCACTTCATGAACGACCTGAAGAACATAGACTTCTGACTACAGAAAATGCTGTATATATGCAAACGGATGTTTGAGCAATTCAAATGATCGACTTTGTTACccattaaaaaagtttaaagtagCTTGTTTATTGGTGAATTAAGCAGCTCTAAGACCCATCACATGACCTGCTGCTGTATAACGAACATCACAGTCGTCACAGCTCACCTCCATAATATAAGCCTAAAACACAGCCACATTAACATCAGTttcatttcaaaacaaaaaaaaaaaataaattcacacaaaCTTCTGTATTTTCTCACAGACTAGTGTTTAGATGAAGTCGCACTGTATCCAGTCCAAAGATTAAAAACATGGAGTCAATTCCTGAATCTATTGCACATTGTTCCAACAAGTCCGGCATCCGCGGCGTCTCAGTGTCTTTCCGCTTCTTTTATCTTCTGGTTCAGTTTCTCCAAAACCAGGTtcacatttgtgtttttgttcagcTTGAGGTAGAAATCCTTTCTGACGGGGTGCAACGTGAGCCACTCCGGAGCCAACTCCACCAGCATACGAAGGTGTTTCTCCATTTCCCctaaagacaaaacacaaatgcGACGACTTTTAGTTAAAAACTTAATTCAGAAATGATTCAGTTCTTCAACACctatttttccacattttccccTAGAATCTCTCGTTTTAGCTCCACCCAACGATAATtgttattaccatggcaaccagcagTAGGACTTCATAGTACATTGACAATTACTATGTGTGaatgcagtttaaaaaaaaacaacactgcataataataataataatatctaataaaGAGCAGCTTCTCACCTGCACTGAGAGAAGAGCGATAGCTAGCGATCATGCGATTACAGGCCAGCTCCATGATCAAAGCCGGCTTTTTCTCAGCTACGAAGACGTTTCTCAGAATCCTGGCCATCTCTGGCAGACGTGTCATCATCCCCAGACGCTCCTCCTGTTCAGGATTCCTCGTCATAGCCGCTTGCAGCTTCTGAGCCTCTTTAGCCCGGATCTGCGCAAGAAAGCAGAGGAAAGTTTACTTAACATGGAAATGGTACAACAGAGAGCCTAAGCTGATGATAAACTGTCATGGCAGCACAGAGCATGGAGTTGGAAATGCCTACCCTCTCTAGCAGAGACTGAGGGACTCCTTTGAGGGCGCTTGGAGTCTGGATGGGTGTCGGAGTTGGTTTCACCGGCGTCGCGCTCTCTTTTGAACAAGCTGCCTCTGCTGTTTTGAGTGCCATGTTAACTAAAGCCTTCTCCATCTGAAAGTCGGGAcatttaataagacaaaaaaaaatccttaatgTTACACATACACTAATGTGCGACTTTAATCATTATAGCCCCTTAAACATGTACAGCTGTAGAAAGGTGGACAGATACAAGGCATGAAATTGTAACCTAATGCTGTAACTTTTCCCAGTCTGCTGATGGTTCTGCTGCTTCCTGCATTTACCTTAGGGGTCATGAGGGAGCGAGCTCTGTCTAACACTTCCTGAGCCGTGGTAAGCTTCTCTGTCTGTGGAGGCTGAGGCAATTCGCTGGGCAGGATGTTGGGCACCTCGTCTACGTTGAATTTGGGATGCCAGCGGGTTAGTTTATTGTCAGGGATAACTAAAGCGGGGTTCAACGACGCTAGAAATATCTGCAGGACAGAACAGAGAGATCATTATACGTTCAGGTTTGCATGTGTAcatttctctcacacacgcacacacaccttgtccATTAAGATCCCCAGTTTGTATCGTATTTATATAAATCTTCATGAATGTCAAGGAGGAAAAAATGTATCTTTCTATTTATGGACTCCGATTTATGCTTTATTAAATTAGATGGAAAtctgtataaaaacaaacactaaccTTATGGTGTCCCTTCACGATTTCGACCAGGTTCTGATTAAAAATGCTCCTCCTCTCCACCAGGCGAGTAGCAGACAGGATGGGCCTGGTGCCATTTGTTTCTGCAGTAAACCAAAAGCTCTCCAGTAAACaaaggctcacacacacacaccttaaatagatttttaaaaaaaacaatcaatacGAGGTAGTCACCTTCTTCTATGACCGGCTCCAAGGTGAGCTGGAAGTTGGATTTCTTTACTGTTGTGTTGAAGGTCGGGATGTTTTTCTCCTGCCGTAAGATGTAAGCAGACGGGAACACCGTCTTTATCTGCCCTATGTGAGACTCTTCGAAACGtctgaagagaagaagaaacaaggaattacttttttttttggctcgaGCTCTCaaatctgactttttttttaataaacagcagTCATGATGGTACTGGTGCCTGCAAGACAACTCAGAGGTTCATATTAATGCAACTTCTGTGTTGTGGAGAGGTTTTCTGCCAGGTtctgtttaattaatatttatggaaggagtctccaatgtcaggaacttactgttacaaagcactcaCATTGGAGAGTCTTTAGAAAAGAAAGCCACTTACTTGTGCATCATCTCCTGGACTCCTTGTTTGACTTTGGCGAAGGTGACTGTTTCTGAGCGGTTGAACAACATGCTGACAATGGTGTCCGTATTGCGGAACATTTCTGCTAAAACCTTGTATTTGAAGGGCAGGGTAAGGCCAGGGGGAACGTCCTGAGCTAGAGTGTAGTAGCGCTGATAAGCAGGAAGCTTCTCGCTGAAGTGGGAAAAGCACAAACAGTTAAACTGAGTATTTCTCTTCGTTTCAGTTTATTTGTGATAAAAACTGGAGAAGAGCAAGACAGGTTTAGTGGTTTAATAAAAGTCTGACCAACATCCGCTCATTAACATGGACAGTACTACCACACAAGCCCGGCGCATAATGTGATGACTGTAACGTTCCTGAACGTGCGATTGTAAATCTTACCCTTCAGTCACTTTGTGGTCTTGGGTCTGCTCCTCCGATCTTCTCTCCTCCTCGACCACTCTCTCCTCCTTCCTCTGCTGCGCTTTGGCTGCGAGCTCCCTGGCGCTGACCAGTCGAGCTTTGAGCTCAGCAAGATCAGACACCGGTGCTGGGGTCGGCGAACTCGCCGTTTCAGCCTTTCTGTTCAGCTTCTGCAGGCGAGCCTTCAGCGAAGCCACATCCTCTAGTGAGAACGTTTTCTGGAAGATGACAGAGACACAACGACTGATTAGGACAAAATCCCGGACTGAAGAAAAACACCTGATGGTCACGGCAGATCCTCTGCAGCGTACCTTGTTCGTGGTAGGCTGCTTGGAGATACTCTCTTTGCTCACAGGTGAGTCTTTCGACCCACGCTCGGCTACACAGACCGAATCTTTACGGGTTGGCGAGTTCGCCGGTGCCTGCATGCAAACATCATAAGAGTGATCAGTGAAGGAGTGAGGTGTGCCATCATCTGGCTGGCTTACTTTAATGTACTAACATGATGTCCTGGTTCAACAT
Encoded proteins:
- the cdt1 gene encoding DNA replication factor Cdt1, with amino-acid sequence MAQGRVTDYFAQSKRAGVDRSLRSKSQKPSEDSVVSISRAQRSRSSAKKHLRSAEEEREHLRSAEEEREQLRSVQEEREQLRSVQEEREQLRSVRKQLRSVQEEREQLRSVEDEFLRVIDEAVSAPDHVESSTGPRSPDKAGPPESPRTPKRTSSEAGFDICSAVFASATEQHSTAKKRLRITGKDLNTTKSAETVKRTARKKLVLSKHEETQQAPANSPTRKDSVCVAERGSKDSPVSKESISKQPTTNKKTFSLEDVASLKARLQKLNRKAETASSPTPAPVSDLAELKARLVSARELAAKAQQRKEERVVEEERRSEEQTQDHKVTEGEKLPAYQRYYTLAQDVPPGLTLPFKYKVLAEMFRNTDTIVSMLFNRSETVTFAKVKQGVQEMMHKRFEESHIGQIKTVFPSAYILRQEKNIPTFNTTVKKSNFQLTLEPVIEEETNGTRPILSATRLVERRSIFNQNLVEIVKGHHKIFLASLNPALVIPDNKLTRWHPKFNVDEVPNILPSELPQPPQTEKLTTAQEVLDRARSLMTPKMEKALVNMALKTAEAACSKESATPVKPTPTPIQTPSALKGVPQSLLERIRAKEAQKLQAAMTRNPEQEERLGMMTRLPEMARILRNVFVAEKKPALIMELACNRMIASYRSSLSAGEMEKHLRMLVELAPEWLTLHPVRKDFYLKLNKNTNVNLVLEKLNQKIKEAERH